One genomic segment of Salmo trutta chromosome 8, fSalTru1.1, whole genome shotgun sequence includes these proteins:
- the LOC115198344 gene encoding cornifelin homolog A, translated as MAVQPVVSVQPSMFRSPADIKSEVWSSSIFDCCDDMNICCLGFWCPCCQRCQTSTDFGECFCLPLLDIFIYWVPVASLALRSTMRERYRIRGTMCNDCLLVTCCTPCAWCQMARELKLRQRPLLLVNVPSPVQNNMHPPQAPHPSMSLQPMPVGLYPSAPQ; from the exons ATGGCAGTCCAGCCTGTAGTGAGCGTACAGCCAAGCATGTTTCGGTCCCCTGCTGACATAAAGAGTGAGGTGTGGAGCAGCAGCATCTTTGACTGTTGTGACGACATGAATATCT GTTGCTTGGGGTTCTGGTGCCCATGCTGTCAGAGATGTCAGACCAGTACAGACTTTGGGGAGTGTTTCTGTCTCCCCCTGCTGGACATTTTCATCTACTGGGTCCCAGTTGCTTCTCTGGCCCTCCGGAGCACCATGAGGGAGAGATACCGCATCCGG GGGACCATGTGCAACGACTGCCTCTTGGTCACCTGCTGCACCCCCTGTGCCTGGTGCCAGATGGCCCGAGAGCTGAAGTTACGTCAGCGCCCTCTCCTCCTCGTCAATGTCCCATCCCCTGTCCAGAACAACATGCATCCCCCTCAAGCCCCTCACCCCTCTATGTCTCTACAGCCTATGCCTGTAGGACTCTACCCCTCCGCGCCACAATAA